The Gemmata palustris genome includes a region encoding these proteins:
- a CDS encoding alpha/beta hydrolase: MPSPLRRVRRWAVLLLVAYLGIVVVFWFIERQLVFRPSSAEEAWLKPEDDRTQDVQFDSADGTKIFGRWIPPESPQHGAVLVANGNGGNLTHRGRLAADLRRALGAGVLLFDYPGYGKSAGKPTEEGCYAAGDAAYRWLTDEARVAPNRIILCGESLGGGTAVELATKREHRALVLIYTFTSLPAAAKHHFPFLPVHTLMRTRFDNLAKIGRCPRPVFLVHGTADSVVPFDHSEQLSAAANEPKCFVRLEGAGHSVLPGESYTPALVNFLHAHAP; the protein is encoded by the coding sequence ATGCCATCACCCCTTCGCCGCGTGCGCCGTTGGGCGGTGTTGCTCCTCGTCGCTTATCTGGGGATCGTCGTTGTGTTCTGGTTCATCGAGCGTCAACTCGTGTTCCGCCCGTCTTCGGCGGAAGAAGCGTGGCTGAAGCCGGAAGACGACCGCACACAAGACGTGCAGTTCGACTCCGCCGACGGCACCAAAATCTTCGGGCGCTGGATTCCACCGGAGTCGCCGCAGCACGGCGCGGTGCTGGTCGCCAACGGCAACGGCGGGAACCTCACCCACCGCGGGCGCCTCGCGGCCGACCTGCGCCGGGCGCTCGGCGCGGGCGTGCTGCTGTTCGATTACCCCGGCTACGGCAAGAGCGCCGGGAAGCCCACCGAAGAGGGCTGCTACGCGGCCGGCGATGCCGCGTACAGGTGGCTGACGGACGAAGCGCGGGTCGCCCCGAACCGGATCATCCTTTGCGGCGAGTCGCTCGGCGGCGGAACGGCGGTCGAACTGGCCACGAAGCGCGAGCACCGCGCGCTCGTGCTCATTTACACGTTCACCAGTCTCCCGGCCGCCGCGAAGCACCACTTCCCGTTCCTACCCGTTCACACTCTCATGCGCACGCGGTTCGACAACCTCGCGAAGATCGGCCGGTGCCCGCGCCCGGTGTTCCTCGTTCACGGAACCGCCGACAGCGTGGTGCCGTTCGACCACTCGGAACAACTCTCCGCCGCCGCGAACGAGCCGAAATGCTTCGTCCGGCTCGAAGGCGCGGGGCACAGTGTGCTGCCCGGCGAATCGTACACACCGGCGCTGGTAAATTTCCTGCACGCGCACGCGCCGTAA
- a CDS encoding NAD-dependent epimerase/dehydratase family protein — protein MRYFVTGGAGFIGSNLVDRLLAAGHHVTAFDNFSTGRHEFLADARTSDRFALDEGDLLDKAALARAVAGHDVVFHLAANADVRFGTDHPDRDLQQNTIATFNVLEAMRLNGVKRIGFSSTGSVYGEAEVFPTPENAPFPVQTSLYAASKVAGEALISAYATGFGFQAFIFRFVSILGERYTHGHVFDFYAKLLANPHAIEVLGNGKQRKSYLYVQDCINAILTVVERATDPVTVVNLGADEYCQVDDSLGWICERLGLTPKVNHTGGARGWIGDSPFIFLDTAKLKSLGWRQTLTIREAVVRTLDYLRANPWVLESRHAA, from the coding sequence ATGCGCTACTTCGTTACCGGCGGGGCCGGGTTCATCGGCAGCAACTTGGTGGACCGGCTCCTCGCGGCCGGCCACCACGTGACCGCGTTCGACAACTTCAGCACGGGCCGGCACGAGTTCCTCGCGGACGCGCGGACGAGCGACCGGTTCGCCCTCGACGAGGGCGACCTGCTCGACAAAGCCGCTCTCGCGCGCGCGGTCGCGGGGCACGACGTCGTGTTCCACCTCGCGGCCAACGCGGACGTCCGGTTCGGCACCGACCACCCGGACCGCGACCTCCAGCAGAACACGATCGCCACGTTCAACGTGCTCGAAGCGATGCGCCTGAACGGGGTGAAGCGCATCGGGTTCTCGTCCACCGGGTCCGTGTACGGCGAAGCGGAAGTGTTCCCGACGCCCGAGAACGCCCCGTTCCCGGTCCAGACGAGCCTGTACGCGGCCAGCAAGGTCGCGGGCGAGGCGCTGATCTCGGCCTACGCGACCGGGTTCGGGTTCCAGGCGTTCATCTTCCGGTTCGTCTCGATCCTGGGCGAGCGCTACACCCACGGGCACGTGTTCGACTTCTACGCGAAGCTGCTCGCCAACCCGCACGCCATTGAGGTGCTCGGCAACGGCAAGCAGCGGAAGAGCTACCTCTACGTGCAGGACTGCATCAACGCGATCCTCACCGTGGTGGAGAGGGCCACGGACCCGGTCACCGTGGTGAACCTGGGCGCCGACGAGTACTGCCAGGTCGATGACTCCCTGGGGTGGATCTGCGAGCGGCTCGGGTTGACCCCCAAGGTGAACCACACCGGTGGCGCGCGCGGGTGGATCGGCGACAGCCCGTTCATCTTCCTCGACACCGCGAAACTCAAGTCGCTCGGCTGGCGCCAGACGCTGACCATCCGCGAGGCGGTCGTGCGCACGCTCGACTACCTCCGCGCGAACCCGTGGGTTCTGGAATCGCGCCACGCGGCCTGA
- a CDS encoding class I SAM-dependent methyltransferase, giving the protein MMGSGSSQATVDANAAWFADNDQYIENQSKLECYQHTQRAVEREVRGADALLDIGNGGFFNFDTALAGHVTAVDLFLKDGPGPTANSTFKSGSFLDLPFPDGSFDCVMQQNVLHHVTGHSIRENFANMRRCVQEMFRVCAPGGKAVVVESTVGSVFNLFERVVHGPLSWVKRRGHPVTFQYTAKQLLTAATASGFELEEFSLIPRGRWILQFGVVWPTLLTPATPIKLVLRRPRAAQAVRLAA; this is encoded by the coding sequence ATGATGGGATCGGGCAGCTCGCAGGCGACCGTTGACGCTAACGCGGCGTGGTTCGCCGATAACGACCAGTACATCGAGAACCAGTCCAAGCTCGAGTGCTACCAGCACACCCAGCGGGCCGTCGAGCGCGAGGTGCGCGGGGCCGACGCGCTGCTGGACATCGGCAACGGCGGGTTCTTCAACTTCGATACGGCGCTGGCCGGGCACGTCACCGCCGTGGACCTGTTCCTCAAAGACGGTCCCGGCCCGACCGCGAACAGCACGTTCAAATCCGGGTCGTTCCTGGACCTCCCGTTTCCCGACGGGAGCTTCGACTGTGTGATGCAGCAAAACGTACTGCACCACGTCACCGGGCACTCGATCCGCGAAAATTTTGCCAACATGCGCCGGTGCGTCCAGGAGATGTTCCGCGTGTGCGCCCCGGGCGGCAAAGCGGTGGTCGTCGAAAGCACGGTGGGGTCCGTGTTCAACCTGTTCGAGCGCGTCGTACACGGGCCGCTGTCGTGGGTGAAACGCCGCGGGCACCCGGTAACGTTTCAGTACACCGCCAAGCAACTGCTGACCGCGGCGACCGCGAGCGGGTTCGAGCTCGAAGAATTCTCCCTGATCCCCCGGGGCCGGTGGATCCTCCAATTCGGCGTCGTGTGGCCGACCCTACTTACCCCGGCCACGCCGATCAAACTGGTGCTCCGGCGCCCACGCGCGGCACAGGCCGTGCGCCTCGCCGCCTGA
- a CDS encoding dolichyl-phosphate beta-glucosyltransferase, giving the protein MAAPPHLSLVVPAFNEVATIQRTLRAIRDYLAPRGVTYELIVAADGADGTREAAAALAGELPVRVMGAPERRGKGRGVREGVLAARGDVIGFLDADYKVTIEEIEKILPWFDHDYDIVIGSRAAVGADIRVRQPWYRRLGSKGFALIMRPLVGLYGIGDTQCGFKFFRAEVARDLFSRQRIDGYMFDVEILSLAVRAGYRIKEIGVAWRDDGDTRLKLVSGNWKNLKDLFRIRFGSARRAAPQAWSK; this is encoded by the coding sequence ATGGCCGCGCCCCCGCACCTGAGTCTGGTGGTCCCCGCGTTCAACGAGGTCGCGACGATCCAGCGCACGCTCCGCGCGATCCGGGACTACCTCGCGCCGCGCGGGGTCACCTACGAACTGATCGTCGCGGCCGACGGCGCCGACGGCACCCGGGAAGCCGCGGCGGCTCTCGCGGGGGAGCTGCCGGTCCGGGTCATGGGCGCCCCCGAGCGCCGGGGTAAGGGGCGCGGGGTGCGCGAGGGCGTGCTGGCCGCGCGCGGCGACGTCATCGGGTTCCTCGACGCGGACTATAAGGTGACGATCGAGGAGATCGAAAAGATACTGCCCTGGTTCGACCACGATTACGACATCGTGATCGGCTCCCGGGCCGCGGTAGGGGCGGACATCCGCGTGCGCCAGCCGTGGTACCGGCGCCTCGGCTCCAAGGGGTTCGCACTGATCATGAGGCCGCTGGTCGGGCTCTACGGGATCGGTGACACGCAGTGCGGGTTCAAGTTCTTCCGCGCCGAGGTGGCCCGCGACCTGTTCTCGCGCCAGCGGATCGACGGGTACATGTTCGACGTCGAGATCCTCTCCCTGGCCGTTCGAGCCGGGTACCGCATCAAAGAGATCGGCGTCGCGTGGCGGGACGACGGTGACACGCGCCTGAAACTGGTTTCGGGCAACTGGAAAAATCTGAAAGACCTGTTCCGCATCCGGTTCGGTTCGGCGCGGCGCGCCGCGCCCCAAGCGTGGAGTAAATGA
- the ald gene encoding alanine dehydrogenase: protein MIVGVPKEVKQDEYRVAMVPAGVEELTRAGHTVLIQSGAGSGSGVSDEQYVATGAEIVASDADVWKRADLIVKVKEPMRAEWQHMRSGQTVFTYFHFAADKHLTEAVIKSGITAIAYETIKDAKGALPLLTPMSEVAGRMSIQEGAKYLERPFDGRGILLAGVPGVPPATVSVIGAGIVGANAARVAAGLGANVFILDVNLDRLRYIDDVMPQNVTTVFSNRLNILDCLQQSDLVIGAVLIPGAKAPHLVRREDLKKMPPRAVVIDVAIDQGGCFETSLPTTHAKPTYIVDDIVHYCVTNMPGAVGRTSTYALTNVTLPYALQLANKGPERAVKENAALLAGVNIKAGQVTNQAVAETFGLECVSAV, encoded by the coding sequence ATGATTGTCGGCGTCCCCAAAGAAGTGAAACAGGACGAGTACCGCGTCGCGATGGTGCCCGCGGGCGTGGAGGAGCTCACGCGCGCCGGGCACACCGTCCTCATTCAGTCCGGGGCCGGCTCGGGGTCCGGGGTCAGCGACGAGCAGTACGTCGCCACCGGCGCGGAGATCGTCGCGAGTGACGCCGACGTGTGGAAGCGGGCGGACCTCATCGTGAAGGTGAAGGAGCCGATGCGGGCCGAGTGGCAGCACATGCGCAGCGGCCAGACCGTGTTCACGTACTTCCACTTCGCCGCGGACAAGCACCTGACCGAAGCCGTCATCAAGTCCGGCATCACCGCGATCGCCTACGAGACAATCAAAGACGCGAAGGGCGCGCTCCCGCTCCTCACGCCGATGAGCGAGGTGGCCGGGCGCATGAGCATTCAGGAAGGGGCGAAGTACCTGGAACGGCCGTTCGACGGGCGCGGGATTCTGCTCGCGGGCGTTCCCGGCGTGCCGCCGGCCACGGTGTCCGTCATCGGCGCCGGGATCGTCGGCGCGAACGCGGCCCGCGTCGCGGCCGGGTTGGGCGCGAACGTGTTCATTCTCGACGTGAACCTCGACCGCCTGCGGTACATCGACGACGTGATGCCGCAGAACGTGACGACCGTGTTCAGCAACCGGCTGAACATCCTCGACTGCCTCCAGCAATCGGACCTCGTGATCGGCGCCGTGCTCATTCCGGGCGCCAAGGCCCCGCACCTCGTCCGGCGCGAGGATCTCAAGAAGATGCCCCCGCGCGCGGTCGTCATCGACGTCGCCATCGACCAGGGCGGGTGCTTCGAGACGAGCTTGCCGACGACGCACGCGAAGCCGACGTACATCGTGGACGACATCGTTCACTACTGCGTGACCAACATGCCCGGGGCGGTCGGCCGCACGAGCACCTACGCGCTCACCAACGTGACGCTCCCCTACGCGCTGCAACTGGCGAACAAGGGGCCGGAGCGCGCGGTGAAGGAAAACGCGGCGCTGCTCGCGGGTGTGAACATTAAGGCCGGCCAGGTGACGAACCAGGCCGTCGCCGAAACGTTCGGTCTGGAGTGCGTATCCGCGGTGTAA